One stretch of Janibacter limosus DNA includes these proteins:
- a CDS encoding asparaginase, with product MTAQAPDTTSLDDAPVLVHVTRGGFVESAHRATLVATDPVAGTPLRRGRVDDPVLPRSSLKPIQALAMVRHGLDLPPHLLALVCSSHSAEDFHRDAVAEILATVGLDLGALQNTPALPIGELEHARWLAAGTEPVPVAQDCSGKHAGMLVTCRVNDWPIESYLDVDHPLQQAIRATTAQVVGEVSHTTVDGCGAPLFAVPLVGLASSFGALAAAEPTTDEGRIADAMRTAPQMVGGTGRDVTQFMQAVPGLIAKDGAESVYAAGLADGRGIAIKVADGAPTPRARRALLAHALLALGVDTPGLRELADQPVLGHGRPVGAVEVLDLTAS from the coding sequence ATGACCGCCCAGGCGCCCGACACCACCAGTCTCGACGACGCCCCCGTGCTGGTCCACGTGACCCGCGGGGGCTTCGTCGAGTCCGCCCACCGAGCGACCCTCGTCGCCACCGACCCGGTGGCGGGGACCCCCCTTCGCCGTGGCCGGGTGGACGACCCGGTCCTGCCGCGCTCCTCCCTCAAGCCGATCCAGGCCCTCGCGATGGTCCGGCACGGGCTGGACCTGCCTCCGCACCTGCTCGCCCTCGTGTGCTCGAGCCACTCCGCGGAGGACTTCCACCGCGACGCCGTCGCCGAGATCCTCGCCACGGTCGGTCTCGACCTCGGGGCGCTGCAGAACACCCCGGCGCTGCCGATCGGCGAGCTCGAGCACGCGCGCTGGCTCGCGGCCGGCACCGAGCCGGTCCCCGTCGCCCAGGACTGCTCCGGCAAGCACGCCGGCATGCTGGTCACCTGCAGGGTCAACGACTGGCCGATCGAGAGCTATCTCGACGTCGACCACCCCCTCCAGCAGGCGATCCGCGCGACGACCGCGCAGGTCGTCGGCGAGGTCAGCCACACGACCGTGGACGGCTGCGGCGCACCGCTCTTCGCCGTACCGCTGGTCGGCCTGGCGAGCTCCTTCGGTGCGCTGGCGGCTGCCGAGCCGACCACCGACGAAGGGAGGATCGCCGACGCCATGCGCACGGCCCCCCAGATGGTCGGCGGCACGGGCCGCGACGTCACGCAGTTCATGCAGGCGGTCCCCGGCCTGATCGCCAAGGACGGCGCCGAGTCCGTCTACGCCGCCGGGCTGGCCGACGGTCGCGGGATCGCGATCAAGGTCGCCGACGGTGCCCCGACACCGCGGGCGCGCCGAGCGCTCCTCGCCCACGCGCTCCTCGCGCTGGGCGTCGACACCCCCGGTCTGCGGGAGCTCGCCGACCAGCCGGTCCTCGGCCACGGCCGCCCGGTCGGCGCCGTCGAGGTGCTCGACCTCACCGCCTCGTGA
- a CDS encoding helix-turn-helix domain-containing protein → MSKNPLDALPGNLGNNLGDYLREQRLTKKLSLRQLSAIAGISNPYLSQIERGIKRPSAEILQQIGKGLSISAETLYVQAGLLDPKDAAAEAAATTRAAIAADPALTSRQRQTMLEIYESFVGGSATTAPKRAAKKGATKTTAKKKSAGSTKGSAASSGSKSTPARAGRGATTSSSTSTTPRRTS, encoded by the coding sequence ATGTCGAAGAACCCGCTGGACGCCCTCCCGGGCAACCTGGGCAACAACCTCGGTGACTACCTGCGCGAGCAGCGACTCACCAAGAAGCTGTCCCTGCGACAGCTGTCCGCCATCGCCGGGATCTCCAACCCCTACCTGAGCCAGATCGAGCGGGGGATCAAGCGGCCGAGCGCCGAGATCCTCCAGCAGATCGGCAAGGGCCTGTCGATCTCGGCCGAGACCCTCTACGTCCAGGCCGGGCTCCTCGACCCCAAGGACGCGGCCGCCGAGGCCGCGGCCACGACCCGGGCGGCCATCGCGGCCGACCCCGCCCTCACGTCGCGCCAGCGCCAGACGATGCTCGAGATCTACGAGTCCTTCGTCGGCGGGTCCGCGACCACGGCACCCAAGCGCGCCGCCAAGAAGGGCGCCACCAAGACCACCGCGAAGAAGAAGTCCGCGGGCAGCACGAAGGGTTCGGCAGCGTCGTCGGGCTCGAAGTCCACGCCGGCACGCGCCGGACGTGGAGCCACGACCTCGTCATCGACGAGTACCACCCCAAGGAGAACCTCATGA
- a CDS encoding YgfZ/GcvT domain-containing protein produces the protein MTASSLLQAPGAVPGDGIDSGVAAHYGDPMREQRLLSEGLGVVDLSHRGVVTVTGADRLSWLHSLTTQQLAGLAPRTSAESLVLTPKGHVEHALHLVDDGETTWITVEPGTAPALTAWLDSMRFMLRVEVADVSDRFAVLGESIDREGGEGEPPTWVDAWPRVVGDTALYGPEPQDHPAHGRRWREVIVPVDEVAAAVGDRELVGTWAAEALRIAAWRPRLGAESDHRTIAHEVDWLRTAVHLHKGCYRGQETVARVHNLGRPPRRLAFLHLDGSGHTLPEVGAEVSLGDKVVGRITSVGRHHEDGPIALAMLKRNTDDVADLLVAPDVAAAQTAIVPR, from the coding sequence ATGACCGCTTCCTCATTGCTGCAGGCCCCCGGCGCCGTCCCCGGCGACGGGATCGACTCAGGCGTCGCCGCGCACTACGGGGACCCGATGCGCGAGCAGCGGTTGCTCTCCGAGGGGCTGGGCGTCGTGGACCTCTCCCACAGGGGGGTCGTCACGGTCACCGGAGCGGACCGGCTGTCGTGGTTGCACTCCCTCACCACCCAGCAGCTGGCCGGGCTGGCGCCCCGCACCTCCGCCGAGTCGCTCGTCCTCACCCCCAAGGGGCATGTCGAGCACGCGCTGCACCTCGTCGACGACGGCGAGACGACGTGGATCACGGTCGAGCCCGGGACGGCGCCTGCGCTGACTGCCTGGCTGGACTCGATGCGCTTCATGCTCCGGGTCGAGGTCGCGGACGTGTCCGACCGCTTCGCCGTCCTGGGGGAGAGCATCGACCGCGAAGGGGGAGAGGGCGAGCCTCCGACGTGGGTCGACGCGTGGCCGCGCGTGGTCGGTGACACCGCGCTCTACGGTCCCGAGCCGCAGGACCACCCGGCGCACGGCCGCCGGTGGCGCGAGGTGATCGTCCCGGTCGACGAGGTCGCCGCCGCGGTGGGCGACCGCGAGCTGGTCGGCACCTGGGCCGCAGAGGCCCTGCGGATCGCCGCCTGGCGCCCACGGCTGGGCGCCGAGAGCGACCACCGCACGATCGCTCACGAGGTCGACTGGCTGCGCACCGCCGTTCACCTGCACAAGGGGTGCTACCGCGGTCAGGAGACGGTCGCTCGCGTCCACAACCTCGGTCGCCCGCCGCGCCGGCTGGCCTTCCTCCACCTCGACGGGTCGGGACACACCCTCCCCGAGGTCGGGGCCGAGGTCTCCCTCGGCGACAAGGTCGTCGGGCGGATCACCTCCGTCGGTCGGCACCACGAGGACGGCCCGATCGCGCTCGCGATGCTCAAGCGCAACACCGACGACGTGGCCGACCTGCTCGTCGCGCCCGATGTGGCTGCGGCACAGACCGCGATCGTCCCCCGCTGA
- a CDS encoding LCP family protein — MLEDFEDTDDTVDASPRRRSGRRRMGFGRRLIVSVLAFLLLVVIGVGGYGWFLSSKVDNNLKRDNLLGSSADQKKTAKGEELVSDKGTNYLLIGSDARPGDTGSRSDVIQLVHVSEDRKDVWIIHFPRDLYVPIPGHGQDKINAAYAYGQSPLLVQTIQDLVGVKINHVAKTDFEGFKNLTDALGGVTVNNQQASPKYPEGQVRLNGTQALEYVRERKTLSEGDISRGQRQQAWLKAMMSETLQPSVLLNPGKLGGVIDAGTKHTTVDNTLSAGTIRSEAIKMRGVRGGNIHFITAPFSGFGTAPNGGSIDILDTQGMAELSDALRTDDLESYNP; from the coding sequence ATGCTCGAAGACTTCGAGGACACCGACGACACCGTCGACGCCTCCCCCCGCCGCCGCTCCGGTCGACGCCGCATGGGCTTCGGACGGCGCCTGATCGTGTCCGTCCTGGCCTTCCTGCTCCTCGTCGTCATCGGGGTCGGCGGCTACGGCTGGTTCCTCAGCAGCAAGGTCGACAACAACCTCAAGCGCGACAACCTCCTGGGCAGCTCGGCCGACCAGAAGAAGACGGCGAAGGGCGAGGAGCTGGTCAGCGACAAGGGCACCAACTACCTGCTCATCGGCTCCGACGCGCGCCCCGGCGACACGGGGAGCCGCTCCGACGTCATCCAGCTGGTGCACGTCTCCGAGGACCGCAAGGACGTGTGGATCATCCACTTCCCCCGCGACCTCTACGTGCCGATCCCCGGCCACGGACAGGACAAGATCAACGCGGCGTACGCCTACGGCCAGTCGCCGCTGCTCGTGCAGACCATCCAGGACCTCGTCGGGGTGAAGATCAACCACGTCGCCAAGACCGACTTCGAGGGCTTCAAGAACCTCACCGACGCCCTCGGTGGCGTCACCGTCAACAACCAGCAGGCCAGCCCCAAGTACCCCGAAGGCCAGGTCCGACTCAACGGGACCCAGGCCCTGGAGTACGTCCGCGAGCGCAAGACCCTCTCCGAGGGAGACATCTCACGAGGCCAGCGCCAGCAGGCCTGGCTCAAGGCGATGATGTCCGAGACCCTCCAGCCGAGCGTCCTGCTCAACCCCGGCAAGCTGGGCGGCGTCATCGACGCGGGCACCAAGCACACGACGGTCGACAACACCCTCAGCGCAGGCACGATCCGCAGCGAGGCGATCAAGATGCGCGGCGTGCGTGGCGGCAACATCCACTTCATCACCGCGCCCTTCAGCGGCTTCGGGACCGCCCCCAACGGCGGGTCCATCGACATCCTCGACACCCAGGGCATGGCCGAGCTCAGCGACGCCCTGCGCACGGACGACCTGGAGTCCTACAACCCCTGA
- a CDS encoding FABP family protein — protein MFTLDPTIHPDIAPLAWLVGRWEGAGVLGYPTIESANFGQEIVVTHDERPFLRWESQSWILDDAGNKVRPSGTELGFWRPGGEGGAELLLTHPTGIVEMYYGTVEPGRIEVQTDGVIRSPHAKEYTAAKRMYGLVNSNLMWVMDMAAMGQPLTSHLSAELKRVD, from the coding sequence GTGTTCACCCTCGATCCCACCATCCACCCTGACATCGCCCCCCTGGCCTGGCTCGTCGGCCGGTGGGAGGGCGCTGGAGTCCTCGGCTACCCGACGATCGAGTCGGCCAACTTCGGTCAGGAGATCGTCGTGACCCACGACGAGCGGCCCTTCCTGCGGTGGGAGAGCCAGTCGTGGATCCTCGACGACGCGGGCAACAAGGTGCGCCCCTCCGGCACCGAGCTCGGCTTCTGGCGGCCCGGCGGCGAAGGGGGAGCGGAGCTGCTCCTCACCCACCCCACCGGCATCGTCGAGATGTACTACGGCACCGTCGAGCCCGGCCGCATCGAGGTGCAGACCGACGGGGTGATCCGCAGCCCGCACGCCAAGGAGTACACCGCGGCCAAGCGGATGTACGGCCTCGTCAACTCCAACCTCATGTGGGTCATGGACATGGCGGCGATGGGGCAGCCGCTCACCAGCCACCTGTCGGCTGAGCTCAAGCGCGTCGACTGA
- a CDS encoding response regulator transcription factor translates to MARLLLLTDDLAPSASVLPALGLLGHQVRTLPAEASTVMDLPDVDVILVDARVELAQARSLCRVLRTAEVTAPVIAILTEGGLTAVNAEWPVEDILLDRAGPAEVEARLRLSMTRVVAPSEDDERIVAGDLVIDESAYSARLGPRLLDLTYKEFELLKHLAQHPGRVFTRAQLLQEVWGYDYYGGTRTVDVHVRRLRAKLGNEHEQLIGTIRNVGYRFVVVRDDADVDDTSGSVAAVDS, encoded by the coding sequence ATGGCCAGACTCCTGCTCCTGACAGATGACCTGGCGCCCAGTGCCTCGGTCCTGCCGGCACTCGGGCTGCTGGGGCATCAGGTGCGCACTCTGCCCGCCGAGGCATCCACCGTCATGGACCTCCCCGACGTCGACGTCATCCTCGTCGACGCGCGCGTCGAGCTGGCCCAGGCGCGCTCCCTGTGCCGGGTGCTGCGGACCGCCGAGGTCACCGCACCCGTCATCGCGATCCTCACCGAGGGCGGGCTCACCGCGGTCAACGCCGAGTGGCCCGTCGAGGACATCCTGCTGGACCGGGCCGGACCCGCCGAGGTCGAGGCGCGCCTGCGCCTGTCGATGACCCGGGTCGTGGCACCCTCGGAGGACGACGAACGCATCGTCGCCGGAGACCTGGTGATCGACGAGAGCGCCTACTCCGCGCGGCTCGGCCCCCGACTGCTCGACCTGACCTACAAGGAGTTCGAGCTCCTCAAGCACCTCGCCCAGCACCCCGGACGCGTCTTCACCCGCGCCCAGCTCCTGCAGGAGGTCTGGGGATACGACTACTACGGAGGGACCCGCACCGTGGACGTCCACGTCCGGCGCCTGCGCGCCAAGCTCGGCAACGAGCACGAGCAGCTCATCGGCACGATCCGCAATGTCGGCTACCGCTTCGTCGTGGTCCGCGACGACGCGGACGTCGACGACACCAGCGGCAGCGTCGCGGCGGTGGACTCGTGA
- the mshD gene encoding mycothiol synthase: MATITPFARLSADHVEQVRSAADAAASVDGVEPLSEAFVLALPREGEHLLALDGTSVIGYASTVADGSLEAFVAPDHRTKGVGAALLGTSLQRRPDARPWAHGDLPASRALGERLGLQVVRELLVLSRPVQPGDEQDPPLPDGFAHRTFRPGSDEQRLLAVNSAAFVDHPEQGSLDDAGLAERMDQPWFDPDGVILLERAADDGPLVGFHWTKIDPPGGPVGEVYVVGVHPDLHGRGLAGPLTRLGLAHLARRGVTEVELYVEADNTPALATYGRAGFGRKAVHVMYAPSRSPEVHDQVQG; the protein is encoded by the coding sequence ATGGCGACGATCACCCCCTTCGCCCGCCTGTCGGCCGACCACGTCGAGCAGGTGCGCTCCGCTGCGGACGCGGCCGCGTCCGTCGACGGCGTCGAGCCGCTCAGCGAGGCCTTCGTCCTCGCCCTGCCGCGCGAGGGCGAGCACCTCCTCGCCCTCGACGGCACCTCGGTGATCGGCTACGCGTCGACCGTCGCCGACGGCTCCCTCGAGGCCTTCGTGGCACCCGACCACCGCACGAAGGGGGTGGGGGCCGCCCTGCTGGGCACGTCCCTGCAGCGTCGACCCGACGCCCGGCCGTGGGCTCACGGCGACCTCCCTGCCTCACGGGCCCTCGGCGAGCGGCTGGGACTTCAGGTCGTCCGGGAGCTGCTCGTCCTCTCCCGACCCGTGCAGCCGGGAGACGAGCAGGACCCGCCGCTCCCCGACGGCTTCGCGCACCGCACCTTCCGTCCCGGCAGCGACGAGCAGAGGCTGCTGGCCGTCAACTCGGCCGCCTTCGTCGACCACCCCGAGCAGGGGTCGCTCGACGACGCGGGGCTGGCCGAGCGGATGGACCAGCCGTGGTTCGACCCCGACGGGGTGATCCTCCTGGAGAGGGCTGCGGACGACGGCCCTCTGGTCGGGTTCCACTGGACCAAGATCGACCCGCCGGGCGGCCCCGTCGGCGAGGTCTACGTCGTGGGCGTGCACCCCGACCTGCACGGCCGGGGGCTCGCGGGCCCCCTGACCCGACTCGGCCTGGCCCACCTGGCCCGTCGCGGCGTCACCGAGGTCGAGCTCTACGTCGAGGCCGACAACACCCCCGCGCTGGCGACCTACGGGCGGGCCGGCTTCGGGCGCAAGGCCGTCCACGTCATGTACGCACCGTCGCGTTCACCAGAGGTTCACGACCAAGTGCAAGGATGA
- a CDS encoding RNA degradosome polyphosphate kinase: MVDADAAHAFPAPQAGTVTGDVSISSSSPAAASELRARAANGRFVRTAHHDGADPSALPSDRFLDREISWLQFNERVLQLAADSSVPLLERARFLSIFSSNLDEFFMVRAAGLKRRIATGIAVRSPSGLEPREVLEQISRVAHELSAMQTRIFDDSVRPALVDEGISIVRWSEVEAPEQERLGDLFSHEIYPVLTPLAVDPAHPFPYISGLSLNLAVILINPKTGKEHFARIKMPPSLPRFLKVRRASASVTEDLFEAQFVPLEDVIAAHLDQLFPGMEVHEHYSFRVTRNEDLEVEEDDAENLLAALEKELTRRRFGPPVRLEVEEDLDDHVMELLTRELGVTEDEVYRLPAPLDLRGLDEIADIDRTDLHFPPFVARTNPDLAPEESSKAANLIERIAHQDVLLQHPYDSFSTSVQAFLEQAAADPQVLAIKQTLYRTSGDSPIVDALIDAAEAGKQVLAVVEIKARFDEQNNIEWARKLEHAGVHVVYGIVGLKTHCKLALVVRQEPDGLARYCHVGTGNYNPKTARLYEDVGLLTSDPVVGQDLTRLFNQLSGLAPRSKFKRLLVAPRSIRDGLLDRIDKQIHRQVQHGDGRIAFKVNSLVDEATIDALYRASIAGVRVDIWVRGICALRPGVEGLSDNIRVHCVLGRFLEHSRIFLFGTGDGREAWFGSADLMHRNLDRRVEAMVRIVEPRHVEQLFDLVARGMSGDYGHWSLDGAGRWTRVHQAPDGTPLPDIQEALIAMHAQRRRKARR, translated from the coding sequence ATGGTGGACGCCGACGCCGCACATGCCTTCCCCGCCCCGCAGGCCGGGACGGTCACCGGCGACGTCTCCATCTCCTCCTCGTCGCCCGCCGCAGCCAGCGAGCTGCGCGCCCGAGCGGCCAACGGCCGCTTCGTCCGCACGGCCCATCACGACGGGGCCGACCCGTCCGCCCTGCCGAGCGACCGCTTCCTCGACCGGGAGATCAGCTGGCTGCAGTTCAACGAGCGCGTCCTGCAGCTGGCCGCCGACTCGTCCGTGCCGCTGCTCGAGCGGGCGCGCTTCCTGTCGATCTTCTCCAGCAACCTCGACGAGTTCTTCATGGTCCGCGCCGCCGGGCTCAAGCGGCGCATCGCGACGGGCATCGCCGTGCGCAGCCCCTCCGGGCTGGAGCCGCGCGAGGTCCTCGAGCAGATCTCGCGGGTGGCCCACGAGCTGTCGGCCATGCAGACCCGCATCTTCGACGACAGCGTGCGGCCCGCGCTCGTGGACGAGGGGATCAGCATCGTGCGCTGGAGCGAGGTCGAGGCACCCGAGCAGGAGCGCCTCGGCGACCTCTTCAGCCACGAGATCTACCCGGTGCTCACTCCCCTGGCCGTCGACCCGGCCCACCCCTTCCCCTACATCTCCGGGCTGTCCCTCAACCTCGCGGTGATCCTGATCAACCCCAAGACGGGCAAGGAGCACTTCGCGCGGATCAAGATGCCGCCCTCGCTCCCGCGCTTCCTCAAGGTGCGTCGAGCCTCCGCGTCGGTCACCGAGGACCTCTTCGAGGCCCAGTTCGTCCCGCTCGAGGACGTCATCGCCGCGCACCTCGACCAGCTCTTCCCCGGCATGGAGGTGCACGAGCACTACTCCTTCCGGGTCACCCGCAACGAGGACCTCGAGGTCGAGGAGGACGACGCGGAGAACCTCCTGGCGGCCCTGGAGAAGGAGCTGACCCGGCGCCGCTTCGGCCCACCGGTCCGCCTCGAGGTCGAGGAGGACCTCGACGACCACGTCATGGAGCTGCTCACCCGGGAGCTGGGCGTCACCGAGGACGAGGTCTACCGGCTGCCCGCACCGCTGGACCTGCGAGGTCTCGACGAGATCGCCGACATCGACCGGACCGACCTGCACTTCCCCCCCTTCGTCGCCCGCACCAACCCCGACCTCGCCCCGGAGGAGTCCTCCAAGGCCGCCAACCTCATCGAGCGGATCGCCCACCAGGACGTGCTCCTGCAGCACCCCTACGACTCCTTCTCCACCTCGGTGCAGGCCTTCCTCGAGCAGGCCGCCGCCGACCCGCAGGTCCTCGCGATCAAGCAGACGCTCTACCGCACCAGCGGTGACAGCCCGATCGTCGACGCGCTCATCGATGCGGCCGAGGCCGGCAAGCAGGTGCTCGCGGTCGTCGAGATCAAGGCGCGCTTCGACGAGCAGAACAACATCGAGTGGGCCCGCAAGCTCGAGCACGCCGGCGTCCACGTCGTCTACGGGATCGTCGGGCTGAAGACCCACTGCAAGCTCGCGCTGGTGGTCCGGCAGGAGCCGGACGGGCTGGCGCGCTACTGCCACGTCGGGACCGGCAACTACAACCCCAAGACGGCACGGCTCTACGAGGACGTGGGGCTGCTGACATCCGACCCGGTGGTCGGCCAGGACCTCACCCGCCTCTTCAACCAGCTCTCCGGCCTGGCGCCGCGCAGCAAGTTCAAGCGGCTCCTCGTCGCGCCCCGCAGCATCCGGGACGGGCTGCTCGACCGGATCGACAAGCAGATCCACCGGCAGGTCCAGCACGGTGACGGACGCATCGCCTTCAAGGTCAACTCCCTCGTCGACGAGGCCACGATCGACGCGCTGTACCGGGCCAGCATCGCTGGGGTCCGGGTCGACATCTGGGTGCGCGGCATCTGCGCCCTGCGCCCCGGCGTCGAGGGGCTCAGCGACAACATCCGGGTCCACTGCGTGCTCGGGCGCTTCCTGGAGCACTCGAGGATCTTCCTCTTCGGGACCGGCGACGGCCGCGAGGCGTGGTTCGGCTCGGCCGACCTCATGCACCGCAACCTCGACCGGCGGGTCGAGGCCATGGTCCGCATCGTCGAGCCGCGCCACGTCGAGCAGCTCTTCGACCTCGTCGCCCGCGGGATGTCCGGCGACTACGGCCACTGGTCGCTCGACGGCGCCGGTCGGTGGACCCGGGTCCACCAGGCCCCCGACGGCACGCCCCTGCCCGACATCCAGGAAGCCCTGATCGCGATGCACGCCCAGCGGCGTCGCAAGGCGCGGCGTTGA
- a CDS encoding NUDIX hydrolase yields the protein MSAATVLAAGTLPWRRRRGRLQVALVHRPRYDDWSWAKGKLERGESFPAAAVRETLEETGLRVRLGHPLPTTTYTVGSASGTAVKEVRYWAAEVTGGDGGLVHEVDAVDWVEADAAPERLTYQRDRAQVEALRAAAATGTLTTWSLAVLRHAKARSRSSWSDDDWLRPLSPQGRAQAAELVPLLDGYGIQRLVSSPSTRASDTLAPYATASGGKLRLKPGLSEEGYAEDPARAGHHLDRLLVRGVPACLCSHGPVLPDLVARLLERVDPALAPGVVAQSVIEEVVRDGLAKGEALIAHVVGTGEDARVVAAERHLLLDRG from the coding sequence TTGAGCGCGGCCACCGTCCTGGCCGCAGGAACCCTGCCGTGGCGGCGCCGACGTGGGCGCCTCCAGGTCGCGCTCGTCCACCGACCCCGCTACGACGACTGGTCGTGGGCCAAGGGCAAGCTCGAGCGCGGCGAGAGCTTCCCCGCCGCCGCGGTCCGCGAGACGCTCGAGGAGACCGGGCTGCGCGTGCGGCTGGGCCATCCGCTCCCGACCACGACCTACACCGTGGGCTCGGCGTCGGGCACTGCCGTCAAGGAGGTGCGCTACTGGGCCGCGGAGGTCACCGGAGGTGACGGGGGCCTCGTCCACGAGGTCGACGCCGTCGACTGGGTCGAGGCCGACGCCGCCCCGGAGCGGCTGACCTACCAGCGTGACCGGGCCCAGGTGGAGGCACTACGGGCCGCTGCCGCCACCGGCACCCTCACGACCTGGTCCCTGGCGGTCCTGCGGCACGCCAAGGCCCGCTCACGCTCCTCGTGGTCCGACGACGACTGGCTGCGTCCGCTGAGCCCGCAAGGCCGTGCGCAGGCAGCCGAGCTCGTCCCGCTGCTCGACGGGTACGGGATCCAACGCCTCGTGAGCAGCCCCTCCACCCGCGCCAGCGACACCCTCGCGCCCTACGCCACGGCAAGCGGCGGCAAGCTCCGACTCAAGCCCGGGCTGTCCGAGGAGGGCTACGCCGAGGACCCCGCACGCGCGGGTCACCACCTCGACCGGCTCCTCGTGCGCGGTGTCCCCGCGTGCCTGTGCAGCCATGGACCCGTGCTGCCGGACCTCGTCGCCCGGCTCCTCGAGCGGGTCGACCCGGCGTTGGCCCCGGGCGTGGTCGCGCAGTCCGTCATCGAGGAGGTCGTCCGCGACGGACTGGCGAAGGGGGAGGCCCTCATCGCCCACGTCGTGGGCACCGGCGAGGACGCCCGGGTCGTCGCCGCCGAGCGGCACCTCCTCCTCGACCGCGGGTGA
- the pstS gene encoding phosphate ABC transporter substrate-binding protein PstS, with protein sequence MTRSTRSRKVLTGTAALALTFSMAACGAGNEDSSSSSSSDGGSDAAAVSGTIKGAGASSMEKAQNEWIADFTEVAPDATVEYAPDGSGTGREKFINGAVNFAGTDSAMDDEEMASAKEKGCTGETIQFPTYVSPIAVAFNLKDVDSLNLSAPVIADIFSGKIKTWNDPAIAKENEGVKLPDTKITPVNRSDESGTSKNFSSYLAEAAPEKWKHEPDDVWPIKGGEAAKGTSGVVDTIGAGEGNIGYADASQIGDLTAAKIKAGKEFIEYSPEAAAKILESAKRVDETSKTNYAVELDRGNAGEGVYPVVLVSYAVACTDYKDPEVANTVKSYLEYAISEDGQKASTDAAGSAPLSEAATKAATDALGQIKTD encoded by the coding sequence GTGACTCGTTCCACCCGCAGCCGCAAGGTCCTCACCGGTACCGCTGCCCTCGCCCTCACCTTCTCGATGGCCGCGTGTGGCGCGGGCAACGAGGACAGCTCCTCCTCCTCGTCCTCCGACGGTGGCTCCGACGCCGCCGCCGTCTCCGGCACCATCAAGGGCGCCGGCGCCAGCTCCATGGAGAAGGCCCAGAACGAGTGGATCGCCGACTTCACCGAGGTCGCTCCCGACGCCACCGTCGAGTACGCGCCTGACGGCTCCGGCACCGGCCGCGAGAAGTTCATCAACGGCGCCGTGAACTTCGCGGGCACCGACTCCGCGATGGACGACGAGGAGATGGCCTCCGCCAAGGAGAAGGGCTGCACGGGCGAGACCATCCAGTTCCCGACCTACGTCTCCCCGATCGCCGTCGCGTTCAACCTCAAGGACGTCGACAGCCTCAACCTCAGCGCCCCGGTCATCGCCGACATCTTCTCCGGCAAGATCAAGACCTGGAACGACCCGGCGATCGCCAAGGAGAACGAGGGCGTCAAGCTCCCCGACACCAAGATCACGCCGGTCAACCGCTCCGACGAGTCGGGCACCTCCAAGAACTTCTCCTCCTACCTCGCCGAGGCAGCCCCGGAGAAGTGGAAGCACGAGCCCGACGACGTGTGGCCGATCAAGGGTGGCGAGGCCGCCAAGGGCACCTCCGGTGTCGTCGACACGATCGGCGCCGGCGAGGGCAACATCGGCTACGCCGATGCCTCCCAGATCGGTGACCTCACGGCCGCCAAGATCAAGGCCGGCAAGGAGTTCATCGAGTACAGCCCCGAGGCTGCCGCCAAGATCCTCGAGAGCGCCAAGCGGGTCGACGAGACCAGCAAGACCAACTACGCCGTCGAGCTCGACCGCGGCAACGCGGGCGAGGGCGTCTACCCGGTCGTCCTGGTCTCGTACGCCGTCGCCTGCACGGACTACAAGGACCCGGAGGTTGCCAACACGGTGAAGTCCTACCTCGAGTACGCGATCTCCGAGGACGGCCAGAAGGCGTCCACCGACGCTGCCGGTTCCGCCCCGCTGAGCGAGGCCGCCACCAAGGCTGCCACCGACGCTCTCGGTCAGATCAAGACCGACTGA